Within the Emticicia oligotrophica DSM 17448 genome, the region ACATTTTAGATTGAGGTTGTTTAGTATTATAAAAAGATTCCCAAAATAGGTTGAATTTTGTGGTGCGAATCATCAAAAAGACCTACAGTGGAAATCTTGAGTAAAAATACGATTGAACAATATATATTACCAAATTTAAGTATTGGTTTACGTGGAAAAGAGTGTGAAATAGAACAGTTGACAGCTATTGTTTCAGCAATTTTATATCGTTTGAAAACAGGTTGTCAATGGCGTCAACTGCCAGTAAAGCAATTTTTTAATAATAAGGTTTTAACATGGCAAGGAGTCTATTATCACTTTAATGAATGGGTCAAGGACGGCTCTTGGACAAAAGTTTGGATAAATATTTTAGCATCAAACTATTCATATTTAGACTTATCTTGTATCCAACTTGATGGTAGTCATACACTTGCCAAACGTGGAGGTGAAGCTGTTGGGTATCAAGGTCGAAAAGCATCAAAAACAACTAATTTGCTCTTTTTAGCTGATAATCAGGGACAAATGTTGGCATGTGCCAGCCCACAAGAAGGAAAACACAACGACCTTTATAATATTCAGGAACTCTTTGAAGAACTGTGTCAAATGCTCATAAAAGCAGGAATTAATCTCAGAGGCCTTTTTCTAAATGCTGATGCTGGATTCGATAGCAAAGAATTTCGTCAAATTTGTAAAAATAAAGAAATTGAAGC harbors:
- a CDS encoding IS5 family transposase, producing MEILSKNTIEQYILPNLSIGLRGKECEIEQLTAIVSAILYRLKTGCQWRQLPVKQFFNNKVLTWQGVYYHFNEWVKDGSWTKVWINILASNYSYLDLSCIQLDGSHTLAKRGGEAVGYQGRKASKTTNLLFLADNQGQMLACASPQEGKHNDLYNIQELFEELCQMLIKAGINLRGLFLNADAGFDSKEFRQICKNKEIEANIDVNSRNNKIENQSTEYQHFDEELYKRRVLIEHANAWMDSFKALLVRFETKAINWVALNLLAFSVRFLRKIKYKS